Proteins found in one Paenibacillus borealis genomic segment:
- the thrC gene encoding threonine synthase, protein MEYISTRGKVEARGFIDTVLMGLADDGGLMVPFQIPAVSPEKLEEWRSLSFQELFLEIFSYFTNDEIPYDDLKEMVYTSYGNFRAPEVTPLHKVNDSLYVLELFHGPTFAFKDVALQFMGELYSYIAKVRGEIIHILGATSGDTGAAAIQGVRGKEGIKICILHPHGKVSKVQELQMTTVDDSNVLNLSVEGNFDDCQKIIKELFADLDFKGRYHLRAINSINFVRILAQTVYYFYAYLQLPESDKKKVNISVPSGNFGNIFSGFLARKMGLPIHKLIIATNENNILERFVLTGEYKPGSFTGTYSPSMDIQVASNFERYLYYLLGEDTVKLSEYMAALQSEGAITVDGELFARVQADFSALGVKNAQCLETIARYEQETGYLLDPHTACGVAAYEKFSAPGETSIAFATAHPAKFDEAIALTGIKQEFPAQIAALFEQPQHQVVVDHDKAEIVRQLQAFYG, encoded by the coding sequence ATGGAGTATATAAGTACAAGAGGCAAGGTGGAAGCAAGAGGCTTTATTGACACGGTTCTGATGGGGCTGGCGGATGATGGCGGGTTGATGGTGCCTTTTCAGATTCCGGCGGTTTCCCCTGAAAAGCTTGAAGAATGGAGAAGCCTCAGCTTCCAGGAGCTGTTCCTTGAGATTTTCTCCTACTTTACCAATGATGAAATTCCCTATGATGATCTAAAAGAAATGGTCTACACCAGCTACGGCAATTTCCGTGCTCCGGAAGTCACGCCGCTGCACAAAGTGAATGACTCCCTCTATGTGCTGGAGCTGTTCCATGGGCCTACGTTTGCCTTCAAGGATGTGGCGCTGCAGTTCATGGGTGAGCTGTATTCCTATATTGCCAAGGTTCGGGGCGAAATTATCCATATTCTCGGTGCAACCTCGGGAGATACCGGAGCGGCTGCGATTCAGGGCGTACGCGGTAAGGAAGGCATTAAGATCTGTATTCTTCATCCGCACGGCAAGGTCAGCAAGGTACAGGAGCTGCAAATGACAACGGTTGATGACAGCAACGTGCTGAATCTGTCCGTGGAAGGCAACTTCGACGATTGCCAGAAGATTATCAAGGAGCTGTTCGCCGACCTCGACTTCAAGGGACGGTATCACCTGCGGGCGATCAACTCGATCAACTTCGTGCGGATTCTGGCGCAGACGGTCTATTATTTCTATGCCTACCTGCAGCTTCCGGAGAGTGACAAGAAGAAGGTGAATATCAGCGTGCCTTCGGGTAACTTCGGGAATATTTTCTCAGGCTTCCTGGCCCGCAAAATGGGGCTGCCGATCCACAAGCTGATCATCGCGACCAATGAGAACAACATCCTCGAACGGTTCGTGTTAACCGGCGAATATAAACCAGGCAGCTTCACGGGCACCTACAGCCCGTCGATGGATATCCAGGTGGCGAGCAACTTCGAGCGTTATCTGTATTATCTGCTCGGTGAGGATACAGTGAAGCTGTCGGAATATATGGCAGCGTTGCAGAGTGAGGGGGCCATCACCGTGGATGGTGAACTGTTTGCCCGGGTGCAGGCCGACTTCTCCGCGCTTGGTGTCAAGAACGCACAGTGCCTTGAGACCATCGCTAGATACGAGCAGGAGACTGGCTACCTGCTGGACCCGCATACGGCCTGCGGCGTTGCGGCTTACGAGAAGTTCAGCGCACCGGGGGAGACAAGCATTGCCTTCGCGACTGCGCATCCAGCCAAGTTCGACGAGGCGATTGCCCTGACCGGCATCAAGCAGGAATTCCCGGCGCAGATTGCCGCCCTGTTCGAGCAGCCGCAGCATCAGGTCGTGGTTGATCATGACAAGGCGGAGATTGTGCGCCAGCTACAGGCCTTTTACGGTTAA
- a CDS encoding Gfo/Idh/MocA family protein, giving the protein MTIRFGVVGTNWITDRFVQAGLENEEFILTAVYSRTEEKGRAFAAKYAGASIYTDLEEMVSGAEVDAVYIASPNSMHAEQSLICLNHGKHVICEKPAASNSAELKAMINAARSNDVLLMEAMKSTFMPNFGVIRDNLYKLGQVRRYFAGYCQYSSRYDAYRQGTVLNAFNPEYSNGSLMDLGIYCLYPMVALFGKPDSVKAVGMMLPSGVDGEGSMVMRYPDMDAVVMHSKITDSYLPAEIQGENGTMVIDKINQPYQVKIHYRDGTIEELTLPQVFEPMYYEIQEFIHLLKSGQRESGINSHANSLAVAELMEEARSQIGLRYASDL; this is encoded by the coding sequence ATGACAATTCGTTTCGGGGTCGTAGGCACTAACTGGATTACTGACCGCTTCGTTCAAGCCGGACTGGAGAATGAGGAATTTATCCTCACAGCCGTGTATTCCCGCACAGAGGAGAAGGGACGGGCTTTTGCCGCAAAATATGCAGGAGCTTCGATCTATACGGATCTGGAGGAGATGGTATCCGGCGCAGAGGTGGACGCGGTTTATATCGCCAGCCCCAATTCGATGCATGCGGAGCAGTCCTTGATCTGCCTGAACCATGGTAAGCATGTCATCTGCGAGAAGCCGGCTGCCTCTAACAGCGCAGAGCTGAAGGCAATGATTAACGCGGCGCGCAGCAATGATGTTCTGCTGATGGAAGCGATGAAATCAACCTTTATGCCGAATTTTGGCGTAATCCGGGATAATTTATATAAACTGGGTCAAGTACGGCGATATTTCGCCGGTTATTGTCAATACTCATCGAGATACGATGCTTACCGCCAGGGCACGGTGCTGAACGCCTTCAATCCGGAATATTCGAACGGCTCACTGATGGACCTTGGCATCTATTGCCTGTATCCCATGGTGGCGTTGTTCGGCAAACCGGATTCGGTGAAGGCAGTCGGCATGATGCTTCCCTCGGGAGTGGACGGCGAAGGCAGCATGGTGATGCGTTATCCGGATATGGATGCCGTGGTCATGCATTCCAAGATTACCGACTCTTATCTGCCGGCGGAGATTCAGGGTGAGAACGGGACGATGGTCATCGACAAGATTAACCAGCCCTATCAGGTCAAAATCCACTACCGTGACGGCACCATCGAAGAGCTTACGCTACCGCAGGTGTTCGAGCCGATGTATTATGAGATTCAGGAGTTCATTCATCTTTTGAAGAGCGGTCAGCGGGAAAGCGGCATTAACAGCCATGCCAATTCCCTGGCGGTTGCCGAGCTGATGGAGGAAGCCAGAAGCCAGATCGGCCTGCGCTACGCCTCGGATCTATAG
- a CDS encoding CYTH domain-containing protein — translation MAMEIERKFLLPEYPERLIEEGQLKVLTRHSIDQTYLAIEDGQELRVRKITDLDTGEVTYTHTFKDGKGISRQEIEYSISAGLYNQMIEAVKAVPLVKTRITGVWNGTTVEIDLYTQLELTVLEVEFDSLEEAESFIAPEWFGQDVSTEKKYSNKTVWKQLQNK, via the coding sequence ATGGCTATGGAGATTGAACGCAAATTCCTGTTGCCGGAATACCCGGAGCGGCTTATTGAAGAAGGACAGCTGAAGGTGCTCACCCGGCACAGCATTGACCAGACGTACTTGGCGATTGAGGACGGACAGGAGCTGCGGGTGCGCAAAATTACCGATCTGGACACGGGCGAAGTTACTTACACACATACGTTCAAGGATGGCAAAGGCATCAGCCGCCAGGAGATCGAATATTCCATCTCGGCAGGTTTGTATAATCAGATGATTGAGGCTGTGAAGGCGGTACCTCTGGTCAAAACCCGCATCACAGGTGTATGGAACGGCACAACGGTGGAGATTGATCTCTACACTCAACTGGAGCTTACGGTGCTGGAGGTTGAATTTGATTCCCTGGAGGAAGCGGAGAGCTTCATCGCCCCGGAATGGTTCGGCCAGGATGTCAGCACAGAGAAGAAGTACAGCAACAAAACCGTCTGGAAGCAGCTTCAGAACAAATAG
- a CDS encoding response regulator transcription factor translates to MPTILVADDDANIRELVCLFLRNDGFTTAEAADGKEALEVYAREHVDLVVLDIMMPVMDGWTLCKELRRADPDLPLLMLTARGETWEKVKGFELGTDDYLTKPFDPLELTVRVRALLKRYRIGSTQMIRFGNTTLDRQTYKVISGTETLSLPLKEFELLYKLAGTPGQVYTREQLIDQIWGIDYPGDDRTVDVHIKRLRERFAATPDFCIETVRGLGYRLEVTE, encoded by the coding sequence ATGCCTACTATACTTGTTGCAGACGACGATGCGAACATCCGCGAACTCGTCTGTCTATTTCTGCGCAACGACGGATTCACAACAGCGGAAGCTGCGGACGGTAAGGAAGCGCTGGAGGTCTACGCCAGGGAACATGTAGACCTTGTCGTGCTCGATATTATGATGCCGGTAATGGACGGCTGGACATTATGCAAGGAGCTCAGAAGAGCCGATCCCGATCTTCCGCTGCTGATGCTGACGGCCAGAGGTGAGACCTGGGAGAAGGTGAAAGGATTCGAGCTGGGGACGGATGATTATCTGACCAAGCCCTTCGACCCGCTGGAGCTGACGGTCCGCGTCAGGGCACTGCTGAAACGGTACCGGATTGGCAGTACGCAGATGATCCGGTTCGGCAACACTACCCTTGACCGGCAGACTTATAAGGTGATCAGCGGGACAGAAACGCTGTCGCTGCCGCTCAAAGAGTTCGAACTGCTGTACAAGCTTGCCGGAACACCGGGACAAGTCTATACGCGTGAGCAGCTGATTGATCAGATCTGGGGAATAGATTATCCCGGGGATGACAGGACGGTAGATGTGCATATTAAACGGCTGCGCGAACGGTTTGCGGCTACACCTGATTTTTGCATTGAGACTGTGCGCGGGCTGGGCTACCGGCTTGAGGTTACTGAATGA
- a CDS encoding SDR family NAD(P)-dependent oxidoreductase, translating into MMINLFDLTGKTAIIAGASSGIGVQFADMLADQGADVAILARRYDKLAAVAEELRAKYPERRIIPVECDVRKEDEIIAAVREVLEAFGQIDILINNAGVVDSVPIDALDEEAWDRVVDTDLKGGFLMSKHVIRHMKERKYGKIINTASMLGLTASASIPTHSYNAAKGGVIHLTRGVAATYAKHGITVNAIGPSLFHSEMTENTLFTEQALRMYNAVCPMGRSGNPGELNGAVLYFASDASSYTTGQTLFVDGGWTIV; encoded by the coding sequence ATGATGATCAACCTTTTTGATTTAACAGGCAAGACAGCTATTATTGCCGGTGCGTCCAGCGGAATCGGTGTGCAGTTTGCCGACATGCTGGCTGATCAGGGTGCGGATGTGGCCATTCTGGCTAGACGATACGACAAGCTGGCAGCAGTCGCCGAAGAGCTTCGTGCCAAATATCCGGAGCGGCGGATTATCCCTGTTGAATGTGATGTGAGAAAAGAAGATGAGATCATTGCCGCAGTCCGGGAGGTGCTGGAGGCTTTTGGCCAAATCGATATTCTGATTAATAACGCCGGTGTGGTCGACTCTGTGCCGATTGACGCGCTGGACGAAGAAGCCTGGGACCGCGTCGTTGATACGGATCTGAAGGGGGGCTTCCTGATGTCGAAGCATGTCATCCGCCACATGAAGGAACGCAAATACGGCAAGATCATCAACACCGCCTCCATGCTGGGCCTCACGGCATCGGCTTCGATTCCTACACATTCCTACAATGCGGCCAAAGGCGGAGTGATCCACCTGACCCGGGGCGTAGCGGCTACGTATGCCAAACACGGCATTACTGTGAATGCGATCGGACCCAGCCTGTTCCATAGCGAAATGACGGAGAACACACTGTTCACTGAGCAGGCGCTGCGGATGTATAACGCAGTCTGTCCGATGGGCCGGTCCGGCAATCCGGGCGAGCTGAACGGGGCGGTGCTGTATTTTGCCTCGGATGCCTCCAGCTACACTACCGGCCAGACTTTGTTTGTAGACGGCGGCTGGACGATTGTATAG
- a CDS encoding radical SAM/SPASM domain-containing protein, whose translation MKTFKKVYIEITSVCNLACSFCPPTERQKNFMKLETFNTILDEIKPHSNHIYLHVKGEPLLHPKLGELLDAAHAKGFKVNITTNGTLIHKAGPKLLGKPALRQMNFSLHSFDGHAGSENREGYVSEIINFVREISAQGVIVSFRLWNLTEDNRTNLEKSRNRETLALLEEAFGLDFRIEEKVVPGSGVKIAPRVYLNQDHEFRWPALHEPEDDGKGFCHALRSQAAVLVDGTVVPCCLDGEGVIKLGNIHETPFSEIVEGERANNLFYGFSRREAVEELCRKCGYRQRFGT comes from the coding sequence TTGAAGACTTTCAAAAAGGTATACATCGAGATTACAAGCGTCTGCAACCTGGCCTGCAGCTTCTGCCCGCCAACGGAGCGGCAGAAGAATTTCATGAAGCTTGAGACGTTTAATACCATACTCGATGAGATTAAACCGCATAGCAATCACATCTACCTGCATGTCAAAGGCGAACCGCTGCTCCATCCGAAGCTCGGCGAGCTGCTGGATGCAGCGCATGCCAAAGGCTTCAAGGTCAACATCACGACCAACGGCACGCTGATCCATAAGGCCGGGCCGAAGCTGCTGGGCAAGCCGGCATTGCGGCAGATGAACTTCTCGCTGCACAGCTTCGACGGCCATGCGGGCTCTGAGAACCGCGAAGGTTATGTGTCGGAGATTATCAATTTCGTCCGGGAGATTTCTGCCCAGGGCGTCATTGTCTCGTTCCGGCTGTGGAACCTGACGGAGGACAACCGGACGAATCTGGAGAAAAGCCGCAACCGCGAGACGCTCGCTCTGCTGGAGGAGGCCTTCGGGCTCGACTTCCGGATCGAAGAGAAGGTTGTCCCCGGCAGCGGGGTGAAGATTGCTCCGCGTGTCTATCTGAACCAGGATCACGAGTTCAGATGGCCGGCTCTGCACGAGCCGGAGGATGACGGCAAGGGCTTCTGCCATGCGCTGCGCAGCCAGGCGGCGGTGCTGGTGGACGGCACGGTTGTGCCGTGCTGCCTCGATGGCGAAGGCGTGATCAAGCTCGGCAATATTCACGAGACGCCGTTCTCCGAGATTGTCGAGGGCGAGCGGGCGAACAACCTGTTCTACGGCTTCTCCCGCCGGGAAGCTGTTGAGGAGCTGTGCCGCAAATGCGGGTACCGGCAGCGGTTCGGAACTTAG